The Belonocnema kinseyi isolate 2016_QV_RU_SX_M_011 chromosome 2, B_treatae_v1, whole genome shotgun sequence nucleotide sequence tgttttttccAGTAAAAACGTTTCAGATACCCGCAAAAATTCTCTTTAcatttctatttgttttaaaattatttttggaatatttttaataatctttgataggagttcaaataaaaatttgtgcaaAGCCAAGGCATTTATCGATGaaatccaaattaattatactttttcagggtgctcatataatttttttcatagttccATTTCcgatttccagattttttttcgaaCCAACGTAATGTATACAAACAACTGTCAGGTCCTGGTgcaatatagaaaataataaataaatattaacttcTTATTCAAATTTCGAAGTAAACAATACGTACGAAGTGATAAACATTCTAAActgtaaactaaatttaaattaaatataatgaatctgagttaaattttttgaccTGGAATCGCAAATCCAAAAATAAGAGactttcttttttcctatttaaaaatttctttaatggatttaatttttaattaatttatgtagaTTTAAATTGTCAGAAATAGCTCGATAAAATCttctttaacaaattaatttagtgGGAAAAAATCAGAAGTTATTgctatgattttcaaaatttgagataaattaatagaaaaatacttACAGATGCGAATTTATCTATACTGCAGACTGGTAATCTAAAATAAACGTCACCTCTTCTACTTATACTTTCTTAAGAAAAGAAATAAGATTGATGAAAACTCAGGCTTAACAAAAACTGACGCATCTTATGTTTATACAAGTTTTATTATATGAACACAAGAGAATGAAGGGAGAGGGATACCATTAAGGTTAGGGTAAGGAATTTCccttttccttgaaaatgtttttgaactaCTTCGCgaattagttaaacaaataaggtaaatgtcccagtaatcgtgatgaAATTTTTCTTGTTATTATATAACTCAAATGAATGTAATTTCTATTTGCGattataaaatgctaaaaataagtgaattttattATCAATTGTTACTTTTCACATATggctttaaaacaatattttcaaattattaccaagtttcacgattactggttttcaaccagaaaaaaatgtctagaaagaacaaaaaatttcgatcaaattgttgattttttaagaaatatgcatGCCTTTGttaaaaaggagttgaattgtcaacgaaaagtgtaattgttgatattttaacaacaaaattttaatttaaaatgaaaaaaacagtcgaattttacaaacaaagcgtaattttcaatacaatgtttaaatactcaactaaaacagaattatttttcatgataattgcatttttaaataaaaaaatttaattttctagaaaaaaatacgaattttgaacaaaatacattaattttcaatcaagtagttgaattttcaccaaaaaagtttattttcaaccgaaaaagattaattcgtaaccagacagttgaattctaatctgaaccaaaaatggtgaaatttctaGGAAGTGAATagttttcataccaaaaatatgaatgttaaacaaaatcttaaaaaaaaatttagatttaagaattatttgttatttaaccaaatatttcctttcaaccaaagacaaaagtttcgttcagattgttgattttttaagaaatatgtatgactttgttaaaaaggagttgaattgtcaacaaattttttctcaaaaaaatttagatttaagtattgtttgttatttaacaaaatatttccaaattatcaaccaatgaaaaaagttttgtctagaaagaacaaaaaattcaatcaaatgcttgaatttttaagaaagaggcatgactttttttaaaaagaagttgaattgtcaaggaaacgtgtaatagttgatattttaacaacaaaattttaactaagagagttagtttttatgtaaaaaaaaaagaattttctacgaaacattaattttcaattaaaaaaaaaaacagaaacgtattttcaactaaaattattaatcctcaaccaaaaaaatgaactttttagatagtagttcaactatcaaccaaagagttgcattttcaacctaagaggATGAATTCTCAGCGAaacatgtaacagttgatatttcaacaaaaaaagatttaaaataaaaatgaaaatcaattggattttataataagtaattttcaacaaaatacttcggaaaatactgtaaaatctacgataaataaatagaaataagaatcatttttttaataaatcttgaaCATcgtttttaatactttcaaaattttagatttaaaaacttaaaattttccttaaaaaataaagttaatttttcatttatttgaatttttatctctgCAGTGAGTCCGAGAAGGTAAAGTCAGGCAAACTGAGTATGATTTTCTACATTTATTATACGTAAGTTTTGgacgaacatttttttcaattgcttaataATGAAGTTTAAATGTATTAATGTACACTGATGATAATGATTGAATAATTAGAATATAAGTACACgaaattatatttcacaaaattgttattgatcttcacaattaaaatattcacttagttagaataaaaatttaacagtttcttcaaattcttaatattttcttcaacttcgcgttttcaaaagatattttttaggaCCTTCTTgaggcttaaaaaaaatttgcattttaatcaaaatttcttgaCAATTGGAATAATCCAGAATCTTCTGGAAAATATTTCTTCAGCATTATCTGAATGTCTGTAAAGGCATATCCGTAATTCCTTTTGGAACTTTTAAGCCACGCCTCAAATAGCCTACTCCAGCTTGAATTATGTGAATTGCAGCCTCAACAGTTAATTGTACGCTGCGCTCATCTCCAATTTGCGGATTTAGTTCCACCAAATCCACTGCATTTAATCTGCGTGTTCTGTACATTTCTTCCATCAGGTGTATCCCTTCTCTTAGAGATAAACCACCACGTACTGCAAACaattataataagaataatattttacttcATTGAGTAAAAATTCCTGGTGAACTCTTaagcaagagacgaattttcaataacatagtttaacttttaaccgaacagtaaaatctttaatcaaaaaaaaaaaaataatttcttcgaaggcagttgaattttttattttaaaaagtcacttttcaaccaagaaaaataaattttcaaccaaaaaagtgactttaataatatagttgaattttacaatctacaaaaatacatttgaaaccaaatggtcgaattttcaaacagaaaaagattataatgaaaaaataaaaaaacagttgcatttttaaaaacctgttttctaccaaaagattaactaaaaaactacatgaattttcaacgaaacagttgaatttccaattaaaaaatataagttttcaaccgaaagttcagttcaaaacattattttcaaaaaataaattaattttcaaccaggtcatataaattttcacccaatagggtgacttttttatcataaaggttaattttcgatctaaaaggacgaatttttaacaaaatagtttgttttttcgaccaaaatatgactttaacaaaatagttgaattttcaagaagataatgacatttgaaaccaaatggccgaattttaaaacagaaaaatataaaatttaaaagaaaaaacagtttgcatttttcaagatgtattttcaatcaagaagattaattttctatcaaaagacgaattttgaaaaaaataaatgaattttcaaacaaataattgaattttcaatttagaaatgtaaGTTTACAACCGTAAATAGATTACTCaaacttcagtttaaaaaaaaactactttaaaacaatttattttcaaatagatgcgttttcaacaaagaaaattagttttaaaccaaaaaatacgaattttcggcaaaattgaagtttttaagctaaaaagtcgactttttaagaaaacacttaactttcaaaccagaaaaatacattttcgccAAGAATGttatatttcaatcaataaagatgaattgaaaattacactattttataAGAAACTCCTCTTTTTggcaagaaaatttaataatttgcttaacattttttttctttattggctgGAGATTCTTTTcgcgctgaaaatttaactattttctttaaaatatgccTTCTTTGGTTgagtttattgttttttattcaggattgaaatattttttgatacaaatgtcagatgttacatttttcattgagaatgcaAGAACTTGCTTAAAAGTGGAccaactttattcaaaattcaatttttgtatcgaagattaataataataaattaaaaaataataagaattcatctgtttggtggaTAATTCAATTACTTTCTTGAAATATCTTCTTTCTGCgttgaaacttcaaccattttggtagcaaatccatattttttcggcttgaaaataaatatataattagtttaaaaattcaaatattttattgaaaatcgttttttgttgttgaaaattaattcctcaactgaaaaagtaactattactttttttgttaaagaattactttttttagttgataattcaggtttttttgttaagaaattcgtctttttttgttgaagattgaaccaTTTGGCtaataattcttctattttagttgaaaaaatatcattctagttgaaaattcatctattcggtaaaaaatccatttattttgttggcattttttatttttttgaaaataattttttttctgaagatttaaccacacaattcttggttgaaaattgatattttttagtttaaaacttaacaatttggttgaaaattgatcttttttgataaaaatttaaccacacaattttttgttgaaaactaatctttttttgttagaaattcaactataaatgcgaatataataattaaaataataaacaagaaattatgtatataatcataattaataaatttaacaaaagctatattttttttaattcctcctttttgttaagaaattaatcttcttggtagaaatttaatcttttttggtttaaaatgtaattgtttggctggaaattaatctgtttttgttgagtattcaagtacttttttaaaaatttgacatttctttgctgaaaattcaactacttagttgaaagttgaactatttggataaaatctAATTTCTTTGGTGAAGACTCATCATTAAGAACACCATATTTCATCTGAATACTTGAAGGAAACTTTAAATacatattatgtttaaaattattttattgtttgaagatttaactattttgtacaaaaaagaaacttctttgttgaaaatgtatatttttgggttgaaaaaaaatttattaaaaaaaaaataataccagGAGTTCCGGTGCTGGGCGCTTCAAGAGGATCAAGTGAATCTATGTCGAAACTGACATGAAGTGATTTAGAGTGATCAGGATCGATTTTATTAAGAGCCATATGAACGGTGTCGTGAATACCTGAAACattcaagagattaaaaacgcttttttttacattaatttgtaataaacaacATACCGCTTTTCGCTAAATAAACTTAATTGAGTGAATTCTTCCAAATACAAatgtccaaaattaaaaaaagataaaaaattattggaaaatattttaccaTATCTTTCAACATCTTCCATGCCAAATGCAGTTATTCCGAACTTTTCAAGCACCAATCGCTCATACTGATCAACAGATCGCAATCCTATGTATGCTATATTTCTGATAGACAACCTGGCATGgaagagaaaaatgttaaattagattcaataataaattaatgattttaatgctTATGAAGAAAagctgcaaaaaatataatacatgggCTGTTGCCAATCCATTCCGGGAAGATGAGGCCAGTAATCGGACAATTCTGATGTGAGAAGAGCTACCGGCATTCCGTGCACGTTTCCACTGTCGCTTGTCTTGTTTGTGTTAAGATCAGCATGTGCATCCACCCATAAAACGGCAACATCTTTATgtacctgaaaaattaaattacagacttcaaactctttcccctattcccctcttttttttaacgtttgcctctattttcaagaaacttccccatTTGCtctttttttcgattaaatgcgaactgaattcaTAGAagtcaataagaaaatccaactatatttttggtttaaagttcctttagttaaaaattgtactatttggttgaaaatttaattagtttgttgaaaatttggttagacatctcttttggttgaaagttgaacctggttgaagtactttgttaaaaattcaggtcgAAGATTGAACTACCGTGAAAGCcttttaatagccctcccttctatagcccttccgagaattgacgccctGTCAAAGGTAggtgtaaaaggagctgcgcggggtctgcggttgtcacttaggcgagcactcaagcgtgaacaaacaaaagcggagctagCTCTTGCAGGtttgttcccacccaccgtcagcccgaaaatcggcgctataaaatagtttcactgtattttattaaagatccttttgcttttttgattgaaaattaaactgttttattaaaagtacatatttgggggggggggggattctatTACTGtggtagaaattcaactgtttcgttgagaattaactttgtggttgaaaaattaactcctttgttgagaattaatttttgttgctgaagatttataataattttagtttaagtttCATCTAGTAAGTTGAAACTTCtttattttcgcttgaaaatacatgtttttagctgaaaattcaaatcttccatttttagttgaaaatttatctttattttgaaaattcaactatctttttgaaaatttttctttatggatgatatcaactgtttttttatcacaaatattatacaattttttgttgaaatatcaactattacatttttatttagggacttatcttttttggattgaaaattcaactacagatagcatttttttctttcttcactgtaaaatcttttttggttaaaaaaccaaCTATGTTGttagaattttatctttttttgatgaactcAACtgctcttgtttaaaaattaaaatcttttttggtgaaaatatcaactattagttacatttttcgttgagaatttatatttttcggttaaaaattcaactaattggttgatagagcaacaaaattgttaaaagatcaatttatccattgatgatttaattattttgttgaaaatttactactttgtttattattatatttattatattattacttattataattataattattataatttattatattatatttatttactactttgttaaaagtacaggacgaagattgaactattttatcgaaaatttatttgctttttttgttgaaagttgcttttcttaaatgaaaattatactttactattttttgttgaaaattgattgtactTAGTTGAatagtaacttttttattgaagattcttattgTCGCGTTGACAATTCgactgttttatataaaattcatctttttggcttgacaattcaacatttttattaaatatacaactttttgtggtgaaaattctaatattttggtagaaaattcaaaaatatttcgttgaaaattaactttggggttgaaaattcaactgttttgtagaaaattttgtggAGAATTGTTGTTGGTTTAAGAGtacaatcttttttataaaaatttagtttattataCATATCGTAGGTTAAaacttgttagttgaaaatttattttttttatttgaaaattcgtcttttttgatgaattcaactgttttttattacaaattataatatttttggttgaaatatcaaacattacatttttctttgagaattcatgtttcttggttgaaaactcatctttttagttgaaaattaattttctgcttgaaaatgtacctattttgttaaaaatgtgtatatttcggttaaaaattcaactatcggttgcaatttttttctttcttggctataaaaaaacattgttcaagaattcaattaattggttaaaaatttaattattttgttgaaaattaactttttgtttaaattaatatttttgaggtaaaaattcgaccgttttgtagaaaattctactttttgcttgaaattttaactgttttattgcaaattcttctcttttggttataaattctactatttgttttgagtttttaaactgcaaattaaactattacttttttagctgaaaattaatagtttttaggatcacatacttgattgaaagttgaaactttttttcaaaatttattttagtttttgagaattaaccttttttgctaaaaattcaactattaaatttgtccattaagattaatcttttttaccttaaaattcagcagttttataaaaaattaaatttttggttgataatttatatttccgggtttagggttcaactattttgttgaaaatccgtattttttgttttaattaaactgcttttgatttgaaattacaattgttttttttttatcaaactatcaattatcacatttttcgttaaaacttcatcttaTCGCTTGaggattcataactttagtttccaatttatttctttggttgaaaatttaactactttcggaaaattcgttttttaaattaattttctaactcttaatttaactattccattatttgttgaaattttttcttttttggtagaaaaattaattttattcttttttttagttgaaaattcatttctgtgattgaaaattcagcgactttgttaaaaattcgtttccttggggttaaaaataattttttcatctgaaaatttacctatataatttttggttgaaaatttgcctttttgagtaaggaattcatattttttggtagaaaattaacttttttgttcaacgTTTATCTTTGcggtttgacaattcaactgtcttttaaaacattcgacttcttagcttgaaaacttaaatcttctgatagaaaactcaactactttgttgaaaatgtaatatattttgacTTTCATATTGAACTCAATATAATACtaccataaatttattttatattgaagaaTTTGTTCCCCATTTTGGGATGTAAAGGCTGCAATTAGGTAAATTAGAAACGGAATTTTGGACttccgttaaaaaattacaaaaataggcaaataaaaaaagattaatttaatttaattttataatttaaatatatatattttttaattaactttattcTCTCGAATCAAGTATCAtgatagatttttaaatacatacttTTACATGTCCATCAATGGTGCCAATTCCTACGCTATGATCTCCTCCTAAAGTGACGACTGTTCTGTCATCATTCAAGGCTTGCTGAACCATTTCAGATACGCGACTTGTACATCCTGCTACCTCACTCAAATGGATCATATTATCTACACCTGGAATTGGCTCTGTTTTGTATGAGACATTTCCATAATCTTTGACATCTAATCCTGTAGGCCaataattaaatacattaatctacaaaataaaaagaattcatttttcaagctttctagaattttctaatttaaataacaataatcgcTGGGGGATTATATTGACCCtcaaaacaattttgtagaaattgttgatgtaagttttGGCTTTAGgatcaggtgaattgaaactactaggcagtctgataagtccctgaaaaatgaaacacggagacgtttttttggttaaagtcgtttttatttttcaacatactctacttttaggtcgatacagcgagttcaacgattttctaactttttgataccgtccacacgttccaatgatatgcctacagcattagctaccgctctcaatttcactttggaatcattcaacatcatatcatggattttttcgacattttctggtgtactgacctcttttgggcgcccagatcgtacagcatcaactgtgctcgtacggccacaacgaaactcggtaaaccacttatgaatcgttccaatcgacggtgcagagtccgggtaatgcTTATcgagcttggccttggtctcggatatcgttttcttgcgaagatagtagtgtttgatcaaaactcgaaactcaggtttttccatattaaaaaaaactcggaggttagtcgcttctcagtgctgtaacttgtaaatgcgtaaacataaatggctgaagtttttacaggcatcatttgaaggatcaagctcgaagaaaatggttcacattagtgaatactaatgccatctcttagaatttataggtacttatcagactgcctagtaattaagggcatgtgacgcagctaaatacctatattaccgacctcactttttcggttcactgaatcaaagatattataaataaaatatcgagctgaaactttggaagatttattaggttacaataaagtacgtttaggtactgcaatttggtaggaacttcactgaaaattatttcatcttttttctgaaccttaacattttttgaacgttcgaactttttttatacataaaatatcggtctcaaactNNNNNNNNNNNNNNNNNNNNNNNNNNNNNNNNNNNNNNNNNNNNNNNNNNNNNNNNNNNNNNNNNNNNNNNNNNNNNNNNNNNNNNNNNNNNNNNNNNNNtgttgaaatatatttttttacatctattattattcagctttgtacttaaacgtagttttctttcggctcttgcatttctcaaagtttgagaccgatattttaggtataaaaaaagttcgaacgttcacaaaatgttgaggttcagaaaaaagatgaaataattttcattgaagttcctaccgaaatcaaagatattataatctttgccgaaatgcagtacctaaacgtactttattgtaccctaataaatcttccaaagtttcagctcgatattttatttacaaaaaaagttcttaggttcaaaaaaacattcagtgaacggaaaaagtgaggtcggtaatataggtatttagctgtgtcacatgcccttaagttgtttcaaacgtttcggcacacagtGGTGACCCTCATCAG carries:
- the LOC117166996 gene encoding arginase, hepatic, which produces MFTKVRLALSKIGQRNYGKVGIIGVPFEKGQNKEGVAEGPDVIRAAGLVKELQALGLDVKDYGNVSYKTEPIPGVDNMIHLSEVAGCTSRVSEMVQQALNDDRTVVTLGGDHSVGIGTIDGHVKVHKDVAVLWVDAHADLNTNKTSDSGNVHGMPVALLTSELSDYWPHLPGMDWQQPMLSIRNIAYIGLRSVDQYERLVLEKFGITAFGMEDVERYGIHDTVHMALNKIDPDHSKSLHVSFDIDSLDPLEAPSTGTPVRGGLSLREGIHLMEEMYRTRRLNAVDLVELNPQIGDERSVQLTVEAAIHIIQAGVGYLRRGLKVPKGITDMPLQTFR